A stretch of Mus musculus strain C57BL/6J chromosome 19, GRCm38.p6 C57BL/6J DNA encodes these proteins:
- the Ranbp6 gene encoding ran-binding protein 6, producing the protein MAAAGSAGLPATVSEKQEFYQLLKNLINPSCMVRRQAEEVYENIPGLCKTTFLLDAVRNRRAGYEVRQMAAALLRRLLSSGFEEVYPNLPPEVQRDVKIELILAVKLETHASMRKKLCDIFAVLARNLIDESGTNHWPEGLKFLIDSIHSKNVVLWEVALHVFWHFPGIFGNQDRHDLDIIKRLLDQCIQDQEHPAIRTLSARAAATFVLANENNIALFKDFADLLPGILQAVNDSCYQDDDSVLESLVEIADTVPKYLGPYLEDTLQLSLKLCGDSRLSNLQRQLALEVIVTLSETATPMLKKHTNIIAQAVPHILAMMVDLQDDDDWVNADEMEEDDFDSNAVAAESALDRLACGLGGKVVLPMTKEHIMQMLQSPDWKCRHAGLMALSAIGEGCHQQMEPILDETVNSVLLFLQDPHPRVRAAACTTLGQMATDFAPSFQKKFHEIVITALLRTMENQGNQRVQSHAASALVIFIEDCPKSLLILYLENMVKSLHSILVIKLQELIRNGTKLALEQLVTTIASVADAIEESFIPYYDIFMPSLKHVVELAVQKELKLLRGKTIECISHVGLAVGKEKFMQDASNVMQLLLKTQSDLNNMEDDDPQTSYMVSAWARMCKILGKDFEQYLPLVIEPLIKTASAKPDVALLDTQDVENMSDDDGWQFVNLGDQQSFGIKTSGLEAKATACQMLVYYAKELREGFVEYTEQVVKMMVPLLKFYFHDNVRVAAAEAMPFLLECARIRGSEYLSQMWQFICDPLIKAIGTEPDTDVLSEIMNSFAKSIEVMGDGCLNDEHLEELGGILKAKLEGHFKNQELRQVKRQEENYDQQVEMSLQDEDECDVYILTKVSDILHSLFSTYKEKILPWFEQLLPLIVNLICSSRPWPDRQWGLCIFDDIIEHCSPTSFKYVEYFRWPMLLNMRDNNPEVRQAAAYGLGVMAQFGGDDYRSLCSEAVPLLVKVIKCANSKTKKNVIATENCISAIGKILKFKPNCVNVDEVLPHWLSWLPLHEDKEEAIQTLNFLCDLIESNHPVVIGPNNSNLPKIISIIAEGKINETISHEDPCAKRLANVVRQIQTSEELWLECTSQLDDEQQEALHELLSFA; encoded by the coding sequence ATGGCGGCGGCCGGGTCTGCAGGGTTGCCGGCGACCGTGTCGGAAAAGCAGGAGTTTTACCAGCTTCTGAAGAACCTGATCAATCCAAGCTGCATGGTGCGGAGGCAAGCCGAGGAGGTCTATGAGAATATCCCAGGTCTGTGTAAGACTACATTTCTCTTAGACGCCGTCCGAAATAGAAGAGCAGGTTATGAGGTGAGACAAATGGCTGCCGCACTGCTACGACGGCTTTTGTCCTCAGGGTTTGAGGAGGTCTATCCAAATCTACCTCCTGAAGTGCAGAGGGATGTCAAGATTGAACTGATACTGGCCGTTAAGTTAGAAACACATGCTAGCATGAGGAAAAAGCTTTGTGATATTTTTGCGGTGCTGGCCAGGAATTTGATAGATGAGAGTGGCACTAACCATTGGCCAGAAGGTCTGAAATTCCTCATTGATTCGATTCACTCTAAAAATGTGGTTCTGTGGGAAGTTGCACTTCACGTTTTCTGGCACTTTCCTGGGATTTTTGGGAACCAGGATCGTCACGATTTGGATATCATCAAGAGGTTGTTGGACCAGTGTATTCAAGATCAGGAGCATCCAGCAATCAGGACATTATCTGCTAGAGCTGCAGCTACGTTCGTCCTTGCTAATGAAAACAATATTGCTCTTTTCAAAGACTTTGCGGATTTGCTTCCTGGGATCTTACAGGCTGTGAATGATTCCTGCTACCAGGATGATGATTCTGTGCTAGAATCCCTTGTTGAGATTGCAGATACTGTACCTAAGTACTTGGGTCCCTATCTAGAAGATACTCTGCAGTTGAGCCTGAAGTTGTGTGGAGACTCTAGGCTTAGTAACCTGCAACGCCAGCTGGCTCTGGAAGTAATAGTCACCTTATCTGAAACTGCAACTCCAATGTTGAAAAAGCATACGAATATTATTGCACAGGCTGTGCCTCATATATTAGCAATGATGGTTGATCTTCAAGATGATGATGACTGGGTAAATGCTGATGAAATGGAAGAAGATGACTTTGACAGCAATGCGGTTGCTGCTGAGAGTGCCCTAGACAGACTGGCTTGTGGACTTGGTGGGAAAGTTGTTTTGCCAATGACCAAGGAGCATATCATGCAGATGCTTCAGAGCCCTGACTGGAAATGTCGACACGCCGGATTAATGGCCTTATCAGCCATTGGAGAAGGTTGCCATCAGCAAATGGAACCAATTCTAGATGAAACAGTTAACTCGGTTTTACTTTTTCTTCAGGATCCTCATCCAAGGGTAAGGGCTGCTGCCTGTACTACACTTGGACAGATGGCTACAGATTTTGCACCTAGTTTCCAAAAGAAATTCCATGAGATAGTGATTACAGCTTTGTTGCGAACCATGGAAAACCAAGGTAATCAACGTGTGCAATCTCACGCAGCTTCTGctcttgttatttttattgaagaCTGCCCCAAGTCATTGCTAATTCTATATTTGGAAAATATGGTAAAAAGTCTCCATTCCATCTTGGTAATTAAACTTCAAGAGCTGATTCGGAATGGAACTAAGTTGGCCTTAGAACAACTTGTGACAACCATTGCTTCCGTTGCAGATGCAATAGAAGAAAGCTTTATTCCATATTATGATATATTTATGCCCTCACTCAAACACGTTGTTGAGCTCGCTGTTCAAAAGGAACTCAAGCttcttcgaggaaaaactattgAATGCATTAGCCATGTTGGACTTGCCGTTGGGAAGGAAAAATTTATGCAAGATGCATCAAATGTGATGCAGTTACTGTTGAAAACACAATCAGACTTAAATAACATGGAAGATGATGACCCTCAGACTTCTTACATGGTTTCAGCCTGGGCTAGAATGTGTAAAATCCTTGGCAAAGACTTTGAGCAATATCTCCCACTGGTTATTGAGCCACTTATCAAGACTGCTTCAGCTAAGCCTGATGTCGCTCTCTTAGACACACAGGATGTGGAGAACATGAGTGACGACGATGGCTGGCAGTTTGTAAACCTCGGAGACCAGCAAAGCTTTGGCATCAAAACTTCAGGACTTGAAGCAAAAGCAACTGCTTGCCAGATGTTGGTTTACTATGCGAAGGAGTTAAGAGAAGGATTTGTGGAATACACGGAACAAGTTGTGAAGATGATGGTTCCTCtgctgaaattttattttcatgacaatGTTCGAGTGGCAGCTGCGGAAGCCATGCCCTTTCTCTTGGAATGTGCAAGAATTCGTGGCTCAGAGTATCTTTCACAGATGTGGCAGTTTATATGTGATCCCTTAATCAAGGCAATTGGAACTGAACCTGATACAGATGTACTCTCAGAAATAATGAATTCTTTTGCCAAGTCCATTGAGGTCATGGGAGATGGTTGCCTCAACGATGAACACTTGGAAGAACTGGGAGGAATTTTGAAGGCAAAACTTGAAGGGCACTTTAAAAACCAAGAGTTACGGCAAGTAAAAAGGCAAGAAGAAAATTATGACCAACAGGTTGAAATGTCTCTTCAAGATGAGGATGAATGTGATGTTTATATTCTGACCAAAGTATCAGATATTTTGCACTCATTATTTAGTACTTACAAGGAAAAAATTTTGCCATGGTTTGAGCAGCTACTCCCACTAATTGTAAATCTAATTTGTTCAAGTAGGCCATGGCCAGACAGACAATGGGGACTATGCATATTTGATGACATCATAGAGCATTGCAGTCCAACCTCATTCAAGTATGTTGAGTATTTCCGGTGGCCGATGCTTCTCAATATGCGAGACAACAACCCTGAAGTCAGACAAGCTGCTGCTTATGGACTGGGAGTCATGGCACAGTTTGGTGGAGATGACTACCGTTCCTTGTGTTCAGAAGCCGTTCCACTCTTGGTAAAAGTTATTAAGTGTGCAAAttccaaaaccaaaaagaatgtGATTGCTACAGAGAACTGTATCTCAGCAATCGGAAAGATTCTGAAGTTTAAGCCCAACTGTGTAAATGTGGATGAAGTTCTCCCACACTGGTTATCGTGGCTTCCGCTGCATGAAGATAAAGAAGAAGCTATTCAGACTTTGAATTTTCTCTGTGACCTAATTGAAAGCAACCACCCAGTTGTGATTGGTCCAAATAATTCCAATCTTCCCAAAATCATCAGTATAATCGCAGAAGGAAAAATTAATGAAACTATTAGCCATGAAGACCCCTGTGCCAAACGCCTAGCTAATGTTGTCCGTCAGATACAGACTTCTGAAGAATTGTGGTTGGAATGCACATCTCAACTCGATGATGAGCAGCAGGAAGCTTTACATGAGTTACTCAGTTTTGCTTGA